In a genomic window of Aggregatimonas sangjinii:
- a CDS encoding glycosyltransferase family 9 protein yields MNAKAHILVIRLSAMGDVAMTVPVLLALTQHYPELKITVLTRAFFTPMFSQMSNVTVFEADVKGAHKGLLGLWNLYKALKKMRFDAVADLHNVLRSNVLKPLFRLDLVPFYQIDKGRNEKRALTARKNKVFAQLRTTHQRYADVFSQMGYPIQLEKTTLLKKETLSGNRAKLLYPGNKKIIGIAPFAAFEGKEYPITQMGEVIKGLKDKGDYKIFLFGGGTEEKRRLDQFADGKDCVNTIGQLGFAEELALISNLDVMLAMDSGNAHLAAMCGIPTVTLWGVTHPFAGFAPFGQQAHTLVADRHEFPLIPTSVYGNKAPEGYEKAIASIAPQTVVDKILELSVT; encoded by the coding sequence ATGAACGCCAAAGCCCATATCTTGGTGATACGCCTTTCCGCTATGGGCGATGTTGCCATGACCGTCCCTGTACTTCTGGCACTTACGCAGCACTATCCTGAGCTAAAGATTACCGTGCTTACCCGAGCCTTCTTTACACCCATGTTTTCTCAAATGTCAAATGTGACCGTTTTCGAGGCTGATGTAAAAGGAGCCCACAAAGGACTTTTAGGGCTGTGGAATCTTTACAAAGCTTTAAAAAAAATGCGGTTCGATGCAGTGGCCGACCTACATAATGTGCTCCGAAGCAATGTGTTGAAACCTCTTTTTCGATTGGATTTGGTACCCTTTTATCAAATTGATAAAGGTCGAAATGAGAAAAGGGCCCTTACTGCGCGCAAGAATAAAGTCTTTGCACAATTACGAACGACCCATCAACGGTATGCCGACGTATTTTCCCAAATGGGTTACCCTATTCAATTGGAGAAAACGACGCTATTAAAGAAAGAAACCCTTTCGGGAAATCGCGCTAAACTTCTTTACCCCGGCAATAAAAAAATAATCGGGATTGCACCCTTCGCAGCTTTTGAGGGTAAAGAGTATCCGATAACCCAAATGGGGGAAGTCATCAAAGGCTTAAAAGACAAGGGAGACTACAAGATTTTCTTGTTTGGTGGCGGTACCGAAGAAAAGCGACGATTAGACCAATTTGCCGATGGAAAAGACTGCGTCAATACCATCGGTCAGCTCGGTTTTGCCGAAGAACTGGCATTGATCAGCAATTTGGATGTGATGCTCGCTATGGATAGTGGCAACGCGCATTTGGCAGCTATGTGCGGGATTCCGACAGTTACGCTTTGGGGTGTAACACATCCGTTTGCCGGATTTGCCCCTTTCGGTCAGCAAGCACACACCTTGGTAGCCGACAGACATGAATTTCCGTTGATTCCGACCTCCGTTTACGGCAATAAAGCGCCAGAAGGGTATGAAAAAGCTATTGCCAGCATTGCACCGCAAACGGTCGTTGACAAAATACTTGAACTTTCAGTAACGTGA
- a CDS encoding DUF4254 domain-containing protein, protein MFSDFTFGIFEKSIQTYHIKDDVYQSFENPYPKDDIAHLLYRKNWIDTVQWHYEDIIRDPNIEPDAALTLKRKIDASNQDRTDLVEYIDSYFLKKYQSVETLENATINTESPAWAIDRLSILALKIYHMAEEASRKGASEAHLKKCQDKLKVLLEQRTDLSTAIDQLLADIEAGRKYMKVYKQMKMYNDDELNPVLRGQK, encoded by the coding sequence ATGTTCAGTGATTTCACCTTTGGTATTTTCGAAAAAAGCATTCAGACCTATCATATAAAAGACGATGTATATCAGTCCTTTGAAAACCCGTATCCGAAAGACGACATCGCACATTTGCTCTATCGTAAAAACTGGATAGATACGGTGCAATGGCATTATGAGGATATCATTCGTGACCCGAATATCGAACCGGATGCAGCGCTAACGCTTAAGCGTAAAATCGATGCGAGCAATCAGGACCGAACAGACCTTGTTGAGTACATCGACAGTTATTTCCTAAAAAAGTACCAATCGGTAGAAACTTTGGAAAATGCGACCATCAACACCGAAAGCCCGGCTTGGGCCATTGATCGGCTGTCCATCTTGGCACTGAAGATTTACCATATGGCAGAGGAGGCTAGTAGAAAAGGAGCCTCTGAAGCGCATCTCAAAAAATGCCAGGACAAATTGAAGGTGTTGCTGGAACAACGCACCGATCTTTCCACAGCAATCGATCAGCTGTTGGCCGATATCGAAGCAGGGAGAAAATACATGAAAGTGTATAAACAAATGAAGATGTACAATGACGACGAGCTAAACCCGGTGTTGAGAGGTCAAAAATAA
- a CDS encoding SusC/RagA family TonB-linked outer membrane protein, with protein MKYIYFAMAVCFATTGFSQTIINGTVTDENKVPIPFVNILAVDTETGATTDENGDYSITIPLNSGVLRFSILGYTPAEVPFDTSGTLNVTLTEASEELSEVVITALGVRRETKELGYVVQSLDSESITEVKSINFLDNLSGKLAGVTINQGATGVGSSSKITIRGEASFSNNNPLFVVDGVPINNNSVFNFTNEAAAGFQEIDFGNGAMEVNPDDIAEVSVLKGPSAAALYGTRASNGVIVIETKSGAKSKGLGISYNTSFFVDSAFRLPDFQNTFGQGNSGEFAYVDGLGGGTNDNITYSWGPRLDVGNLIPQFDSPVTLPDGSIVRGGDTALYNGLPITATPFTSNPDNLKNFYQTGTTFINNIAISSGFDKGDIRLSFTDLRSESIIPGVNLDRQTVSAKLGFRPTEKLRINSTISYINSQSDNRPSNGYGSENVNYSLVAWGPRSLNIDNLRNYWQPGLEGTQQYSFNYTFFDNPYFILFENRNSFNRDRVFGNISASYDITQHLTATVRTGMDYSSELRQLRRAFSSNRFSNGGYAEHDVFFREINTDFLINYSNVFNDFKVDVSLGGNRLDQKAFTGQSQTTSLAQPGIFRLSNAASPIEVFEFESNKRINSFYGIAKFGYKDFLFVDVTGRNDWSSVLATPFSVDNTSFFYPSVSSSFILSNVVDLPELVSFAKLRASWAQVGNDTNAYQTTGAFVAQTPFNGQPTFSNQNSIANPNLRPERTSSFEVGADIRFFGDQLRFDISYYNALTEDQIISLPIGISSGFTQQVVNGGKVRSKGLEIIAGISPIISDNFRWNSTLNFSTNRATVEDLPQEDGRLTLAYSRIYDSQNQTVFLQVDEGGRVGDLYGTGYLKNEDGDFILTDEGRYIPDNNLQKLGNYNPDFILGFNNQFNYKNWNLGFLFDWRQGGIIVSRTRALGNVGGQLAETENRPEAGIVPEGVVNVGTNEAPVYEPNTVAVSAESYYRQFYDRNHEENNTYDASFLKLRQFAIGYTFDNLNFFNQNTSISLSIIGRNLFAITENPHFDPEQLAVQGQGFISGIEDMSYATTRSFGFKAGFNF; from the coding sequence ATGAAATATATTTATTTTGCAATGGCCGTTTGCTTTGCCACAACGGGCTTTTCACAAACCATTATTAATGGAACGGTAACCGATGAAAATAAGGTACCCATACCTTTTGTCAATATTTTGGCAGTGGATACCGAAACAGGAGCCACCACAGATGAAAACGGAGACTACTCCATTACCATACCTCTGAATTCGGGGGTATTGCGCTTCTCAATTCTCGGCTATACCCCTGCGGAAGTTCCTTTTGACACTTCAGGAACCTTGAATGTAACACTGACCGAAGCTTCCGAAGAACTTTCGGAGGTGGTCATCACTGCTTTAGGGGTTCGGCGCGAAACCAAGGAGCTTGGATATGTCGTACAAAGCCTTGATTCTGAAAGTATTACTGAAGTAAAATCAATTAACTTTTTGGACAATCTTTCAGGAAAACTGGCCGGGGTAACCATCAACCAAGGGGCGACCGGCGTTGGTTCTTCCTCAAAAATCACCATTCGTGGGGAGGCCTCGTTCTCGAACAACAATCCACTTTTTGTCGTCGATGGGGTACCAATAAACAATAATTCGGTTTTCAACTTTACCAATGAGGCGGCTGCTGGCTTTCAGGAAATTGATTTTGGGAATGGTGCCATGGAAGTAAATCCCGACGATATCGCAGAAGTTTCTGTCCTTAAAGGCCCGAGTGCCGCGGCGCTATACGGGACACGAGCATCGAACGGGGTTATCGTTATCGAAACTAAAAGTGGGGCCAAGAGCAAAGGTTTGGGCATTAGTTATAACACTAGCTTCTTTGTGGATTCCGCCTTTCGATTACCGGATTTTCAGAATACTTTCGGACAAGGAAACTCCGGTGAATTTGCTTATGTTGATGGTTTGGGCGGCGGTACCAATGATAACATTACGTACAGCTGGGGCCCCCGATTGGATGTGGGCAACCTGATTCCGCAATTCGATAGCCCCGTTACCTTGCCGGATGGCAGTATTGTACGGGGGGGCGATACGGCTTTATATAACGGGCTGCCCATCACGGCAACGCCCTTTACCTCAAACCCCGACAATTTGAAGAATTTTTACCAGACCGGAACGACCTTTATCAATAACATCGCGATTTCATCGGGTTTTGATAAAGGTGATATCCGGCTCTCCTTTACCGACCTCCGAAGCGAGTCGATCATTCCCGGAGTAAATCTTGATCGGCAGACCGTTAGCGCTAAATTAGGTTTTCGACCGACCGAAAAACTGCGCATCAACAGTACGATCAGCTATATAAACTCACAAAGTGACAACCGCCCCTCGAACGGTTACGGCTCCGAAAACGTCAATTACTCTTTGGTAGCATGGGGACCGCGTTCCTTAAATATCGATAATCTTAGAAATTATTGGCAGCCCGGTCTAGAAGGCACACAACAGTACTCGTTCAATTACACCTTTTTCGACAATCCGTATTTTATACTTTTCGAAAATAGAAACTCTTTCAATAGAGACCGGGTTTTTGGAAACATATCCGCCAGCTATGATATTACGCAACACCTGACTGCCACCGTGCGCACGGGAATGGACTATAGCAGCGAATTGCGGCAATTGCGTCGTGCATTTAGCTCCAACCGATTCAGTAATGGTGGTTATGCCGAGCACGATGTGTTTTTTAGGGAAATAAATACCGATTTCTTGATCAATTACAGTAATGTCTTCAATGATTTTAAAGTGGACGTCTCATTAGGCGGAAATCGGTTGGACCAAAAAGCATTTACCGGACAATCGCAGACCACGTCTCTGGCGCAGCCGGGTATTTTTAGACTATCGAACGCCGCATCGCCGATTGAAGTCTTCGAATTTGAAAGCAACAAACGCATCAATAGTTTTTATGGCATTGCCAAATTCGGATATAAAGATTTTCTTTTTGTGGATGTTACCGGCCGGAACGATTGGTCAAGTGTGTTGGCAACTCCCTTTTCGGTAGACAATACTTCTTTCTTCTATCCTTCGGTGTCCAGTAGTTTTATCCTTTCAAACGTGGTAGACCTTCCTGAGCTCGTCTCCTTCGCGAAACTCCGTGCCAGCTGGGCACAGGTCGGGAACGATACCAATGCCTACCAAACTACGGGCGCCTTTGTAGCACAAACGCCATTTAATGGTCAACCTACCTTCAGCAACCAAAATTCCATAGCGAATCCGAATCTAAGGCCGGAGCGTACCTCTTCTTTTGAGGTAGGTGCGGATATTCGTTTTTTCGGAGACCAATTGCGATTCGATATATCGTATTATAATGCCCTGACCGAAGATCAGATCATTTCCTTGCCCATTGGAATTTCCTCCGGGTTTACCCAACAGGTAGTGAATGGTGGGAAAGTCCGTTCGAAAGGCTTGGAAATCATCGCTGGAATTTCGCCCATTATATCCGATAATTTTCGATGGAACAGCACTTTGAATTTTAGTACGAACCGTGCCACGGTCGAAGACCTCCCGCAAGAAGATGGCCGGTTAACACTGGCGTATTCTAGAATCTATGACAGCCAAAACCAAACGGTTTTTTTACAGGTAGATGAGGGAGGGCGAGTCGGGGACCTCTATGGCACGGGTTATTTGAAAAATGAGGATGGCGATTTTATCCTCACAGACGAAGGTCGTTACATTCCCGACAACAACCTGCAAAAGCTAGGCAATTACAATCCTGATTTTATCCTTGGTTTTAACAATCAGTTCAACTATAAAAATTGGAATCTAGGCTTTTTGTTCGATTGGCGACAAGGCGGAATCATCGTTTCCAGAACCCGAGCCTTGGGTAATGTTGGCGGACAATTGGCCGAAACGGAAAACCGTCCGGAAGCGGGTATTGTTCCCGAAGGCGTGGTAAATGTAGGTACGAACGAAGCTCCAGTATACGAGCCCAACACTGTAGCAGTTTCGGCGGAAAGTTATTATCGGCAGTTTTATGATCGCAACCATGAAGAAAACAATACTTACGACGCCTCTTTCCTAAAACTGCGGCAATTCGCTATCGGCTATACCTTCGATAACTTAAATTTTTTCAATCAAAATACCAGCATAAGCCTATCCATAATCGGAAGGAACTTGTTTGCTATCACCGAGAACCCACATTTTGACCCGGAGCAACTGGCCGTGCAAGGCCAAGGCTTTATAAGCGGGATCGAAGATATGTCATATGCTACCACCCGAAGTTTCGGATTTAAGGCAGGGTTTAACTTTTAA
- the arsS gene encoding arsenosugar biosynthesis radical SAM (seleno)protein ArsS (Some members of this family are selenoproteins.), producing MATKSLKAKGDELAVSNKQLEILNGGIFAEGELPYFKDKINEIGHFPLRPAKLEILQINVGYMCNQVCEHCHVDAGPDRKEIMTRETMYQCLDVIRNTGAHTLDLTGGAPEMNPDFRWFVEEAAKAGIKDFIVRSNLTIIRANKKYYDLPEFFKKHNVHVISSMPHYTRGKTDKQRGDGVFDKSIKALQELNAVGYGLPGSGLRLDLVYNPSGAYLPGDQMALEADFKKALKEDFDIVFHNLFAITNLPIARFLDYLIASENYEDYMYALVEAYNPAAVENVMCTNTISISWDGWLYDCDFNQMLDLKVASKVKHIKDYNEDILNDRNIIISQHCYGCTAGAGSSCQGTVA from the coding sequence ATGGCGACGAAATCATTAAAAGCGAAAGGCGACGAACTAGCGGTAAGCAATAAGCAGCTCGAAATTCTCAATGGAGGCATCTTTGCTGAAGGCGAACTCCCTTACTTTAAGGATAAAATAAATGAAATCGGACACTTTCCGTTGCGGCCCGCAAAATTGGAAATCCTACAGATTAATGTAGGCTATATGTGCAACCAGGTCTGCGAGCATTGCCATGTCGATGCTGGCCCCGACCGAAAGGAAATCATGACGCGGGAAACGATGTACCAATGCTTGGACGTTATTCGTAATACCGGGGCGCATACCCTGGATCTTACTGGTGGCGCGCCAGAGATGAACCCCGATTTTCGGTGGTTTGTGGAAGAGGCCGCGAAGGCTGGTATCAAAGATTTTATCGTACGGTCGAATCTGACCATCATTCGGGCGAACAAAAAATACTACGATCTACCGGAGTTTTTTAAGAAGCACAATGTGCATGTTATTTCCTCCATGCCGCATTACACCCGTGGCAAGACCGATAAGCAACGCGGGGACGGTGTTTTCGACAAATCGATAAAAGCACTACAGGAATTGAATGCCGTTGGTTATGGTCTGCCAGGTAGCGGCCTGCGTTTGGATTTGGTCTACAACCCATCAGGTGCCTACCTTCCCGGGGACCAAATGGCCCTGGAGGCGGACTTTAAAAAAGCGTTGAAGGAGGATTTCGATATCGTCTTCCACAATCTGTTCGCCATTACCAACCTGCCCATCGCGCGTTTTCTGGATTATTTGATCGCTTCTGAAAATTATGAGGATTATATGTATGCACTAGTTGAAGCCTACAACCCGGCCGCGGTCGAAAACGTAATGTGTACCAATACCATTTCCATCAGTTGGGATGGCTGGTTATACGACTGTGATTTTAACCAGATGTTGGATTTAAAAGTTGCCAGTAAGGTAAAGCACATCAAAGATTACAATGAGGATATTTTGAATGACCGCAATATCATCATCTCACAACATTGTTATGGCTGTACCGCAGGAGCGGGAAGTAGTTGTCAGGGGACGGTGGCATAA
- a CDS encoding TetR/AcrR family transcriptional regulator, with amino-acid sequence MEKSIKRMATMNRMQVTGLELFYKKGYYNTSVDDILKELSLSKGAFYYHFDSKEDFFIQIIENLVVRKVYTMLIEPIEGHEHTLDLISSCFENALETAVHNELDFGFVLNNFVNEFNGRNEHIMKHLNEVLKVWEVTLVSAVQRGKFNGHIDRHVDAEGVAIYLMSAFLGIRTLMVETAPSARKYRFMSQLRYYFKTLEPRTTSV; translated from the coding sequence ATGGAAAAAAGTATAAAACGTATGGCAACGATGAATAGAATGCAGGTTACCGGACTGGAACTATTCTACAAAAAGGGCTATTATAATACTAGCGTTGATGATATCCTGAAAGAACTTTCGCTCTCCAAAGGAGCCTTTTATTATCACTTCGATTCGAAGGAGGATTTCTTTATCCAGATTATCGAAAATCTTGTCGTCCGAAAAGTTTATACCATGCTCATTGAGCCGATAGAAGGGCACGAACATACTTTGGATTTGATAAGCAGTTGTTTTGAAAATGCCTTGGAAACCGCCGTACACAACGAACTTGATTTTGGGTTTGTACTCAATAATTTCGTAAACGAATTCAATGGCCGAAACGAGCATATTATGAAGCACTTGAACGAAGTGCTCAAAGTTTGGGAAGTTACTTTGGTTTCCGCGGTGCAAAGGGGTAAGTTCAATGGGCATATCGACCGTCATGTAGATGCCGAAGGTGTGGCCATTTACTTGATGAGCGCTTTTCTAGGTATTCGTACACTTATGGTCGAAACCGCGCCTAGTGCCCGAAAGTACCGTTTTATGTCTCAATTGCGCTATTATTTTAAAACCTTGGAACCTAGAACCACCTCGGTCTAA
- a CDS encoding arsenosugar biosynthesis-associated peroxidase-like protein, whose protein sequence is MADTYYDPKDLRKFGKITEWSEELGTKFFDYYGSVFEEGALSAREKSLIALAVSHVVKCPYCIDAYTKDGLQKGITKEEMMEAVHVGAAIESGATLVHGVQMMNKYNKLSM, encoded by the coding sequence ATGGCAGATACTTATTATGACCCTAAGGATTTGAGAAAATTTGGAAAAATAACGGAATGGAGCGAAGAGCTTGGTACTAAATTTTTCGACTACTACGGTTCCGTTTTCGAGGAAGGCGCTTTAAGTGCAAGGGAGAAGTCCCTGATTGCATTGGCCGTCTCCCACGTAGTTAAATGTCCCTATTGCATAGATGCCTATACAAAAGACGGCTTGCAAAAAGGCATTACCAAAGAAGAAATGATGGAAGCAGTGCACGTAGGGGCTGCCATTGAAAGCGGTGCCACCCTGGTGCACGGCGTACAGATGATGAACAAGTATAATAAACTCTCTATGTAA
- a CDS encoding sodium:solute symporter: protein MTTIGNILLADISPLGVRGMQWALVIASSLVLFFLSPLAKNTNQFFKAVHKKKVPNTFMLMGSLVISWIFAKSITNAANLGLDYGLVGGVAYAGYYFSFAVAGIIIYRMRIQGNFTSIHHFLTFKFGQGAVAVFSILIAIRLFNEVWSNTMVIGTYFGDMGTSSYYWSILVFTTLTLAYVLKGGMSSSIFTDVLQMGLFSVLLIVILWSIFSQETSFTAQRMLASGTWSFEMGLNLLFAAVLQSLSYPFHDPVMTDRGFLSSPKVTLRSFLLAGIVGAICIVLFSVIGIYAQSQNMTGQAAVEVGKAFGVVILLVINFIMITSAASTLDSTFSSFSKLLSVDLNLGNTLKFGRWSMVLIAILGTLPVFLDAEILSATTISGTMVIGLTPVFIFWKTKAPKISFHLSVFCGILFGFLLIFKWFPQQMIFTTGKYADLLWINFWGILSCVTLYLIPKWIKG from the coding sequence ATGACAACAATAGGTAACATTCTACTAGCAGACATCTCTCCTCTTGGGGTAAGGGGGATGCAGTGGGCCCTTGTCATCGCATCGAGTTTGGTGCTGTTTTTCCTATCTCCCTTGGCAAAAAATACCAATCAGTTTTTTAAAGCGGTGCATAAAAAAAAGGTGCCGAATACCTTCATGTTGATGGGTAGTCTGGTCATCTCTTGGATATTCGCCAAAAGCATCACTAATGCAGCCAATCTAGGATTGGATTATGGCCTGGTGGGCGGAGTGGCATATGCGGGCTATTATTTTTCTTTTGCCGTGGCGGGTATCATCATCTATCGAATGCGTATTCAAGGGAATTTTACGAGTATCCATCATTTTCTAACCTTCAAATTCGGGCAAGGGGCGGTCGCCGTATTTTCCATTCTGATAGCGATACGTTTATTCAACGAGGTTTGGAGCAATACCATGGTCATCGGAACGTATTTTGGGGATATGGGCACCAGCAGTTATTATTGGTCTATTTTGGTATTTACGACGCTCACCTTGGCCTACGTGCTTAAAGGGGGGATGAGCAGTTCTATTTTTACCGACGTCTTACAAATGGGGCTTTTTTCCGTTCTACTCATAGTAATTCTATGGAGTATTTTCAGCCAGGAGACCTCTTTTACCGCCCAAAGGATGTTGGCGTCCGGTACTTGGTCTTTTGAAATGGGATTGAACCTGTTGTTTGCGGCCGTATTACAATCGTTAAGCTATCCGTTTCATGACCCGGTGATGACCGATAGGGGGTTCTTGAGCAGTCCTAAGGTAACCTTGCGGAGTTTTTTATTGGCGGGTATCGTCGGGGCTATTTGTATCGTACTCTTTAGTGTCATCGGCATCTACGCACAATCACAAAACATGACGGGACAAGCGGCCGTTGAAGTCGGGAAAGCCTTTGGGGTGGTCATTCTCTTGGTCATCAACTTTATCATGATTACCTCCGCCGCCTCGACCTTGGACTCTACCTTCTCCTCCTTCTCGAAATTGTTGTCGGTTGACCTCAATCTCGGGAATACCCTAAAATTTGGGCGTTGGTCGATGGTTTTGATTGCCATTTTAGGAACATTGCCCGTTTTTTTGGATGCCGAAATACTTTCTGCAACAACTATTAGCGGCACCATGGTTATCGGTTTGACTCCCGTTTTTATATTCTGGAAGACCAAAGCGCCCAAAATCAGTTTTCATTTAAGCGTTTTTTGTGGGATTTTATTCGGATTTTTGCTGATTTTCAAATGGTTCCCTCAACAGATGATATTCACTACTGGTAAATATGCCGACCTGCTCTGGATTAATTTCTGGGGAATACTAAGTTGTGTAACCCTTTATTTGATACCCAAATGGATAAAAGGATAA
- a CDS encoding DUF2064 domain-containing protein — MNQNNTSKTAILVFANSSREEVKHKAIARGDVLFDALTNHTLETVEKTRLPYFHFSEKHQFGKTFGERFTNAIQAVYDRGFERVITIGNDSPQLRPQHITEAERQLENNKFVIGPATDGGFYLMGLHKDQFDGNAFRQLDWQTSKLSKQLLSLVSNTMHVFRLPMLFDIDTVADIKSFLSYAYAIPVKIFQILLQILEEAEKTSACYILRVENLHFRLPHNKGSPLLLQSA, encoded by the coding sequence ATGAACCAGAACAATACATCAAAGACGGCCATTTTGGTCTTCGCCAACTCTTCCCGAGAGGAAGTGAAGCATAAGGCTATTGCCAGAGGTGATGTTTTGTTCGACGCATTGACCAACCATACCCTTGAAACCGTTGAAAAAACACGGCTTCCCTATTTTCATTTTAGCGAAAAACACCAATTCGGCAAAACATTCGGCGAACGCTTTACGAATGCTATTCAAGCGGTGTACGATAGGGGTTTTGAACGTGTAATTACCATAGGCAACGATTCCCCACAATTAAGACCACAGCACATTACCGAGGCGGAAAGACAGCTTGAAAATAATAAGTTTGTCATCGGGCCAGCAACCGACGGGGGTTTTTATCTCATGGGATTGCATAAAGATCAGTTCGATGGTAATGCCTTCCGCCAATTGGATTGGCAGACCTCGAAACTTTCAAAGCAACTGTTAAGTTTGGTCTCCAATACGATGCATGTGTTTCGACTACCAATGCTGTTCGATATCGATACTGTGGCCGATATCAAATCGTTTCTTTCATACGCTTACGCTATTCCTGTTAAAATCTTTCAAATACTTCTTCAAATTTTAGAGGAAGCCGAAAAAACGTCGGCGTGTTACATATTACGTGTAGAAAATCTTCACTTCAGATTACCCCACAACAAGGGTTCCCCCCTTCTACTTCAATCCGCTTAA
- a CDS encoding SusD/RagB family nutrient-binding outer membrane lipoprotein produces MNFIYKLIMVFREWLSPQRRFTLKKVAPSVVLDYARKASSCLLLVFVFFTSCTQDFEEINTNPNSPVAVQPSLLLRQVVYDYGEQMSYEGFTAGNLLGQYTTALDFNLFDRHNLKSPQLGGNPWPILYTNLRDNEIMLNLALENETFAVYEGPSRIMKAYMAAALTDIFGDVPYFEAFRGSNATVTPIYDSQESIYMDEDGILDNLDKGIAAIQNYSGTIALEGDILFNGDLDGWSRFANSLKIKYLIRISDKMDVSQTLQNVVSDGNFISESNQNATFDFTDGEPNNFRLARLRIGDFNNFVLSETMDDILTELNDPRIATLFRPFGNSMSGDFNGLLNGIDASQTSIALADYSLAGTIFRENTGALDANFMTSWETHFLLAEAAEKGLISGDAQELYELGVSQAFAYWNVSLPENYLNAEGAYAAPGTSALQQIITQKWIANMINGYEGWIEYRRTGFPQLQTISASLNDDLIPVRMPYPAEEAALNNVNYSKAAEATEGNSINVRVWWDD; encoded by the coding sequence ATGAACTTTATATATAAATTAATAATGGTGTTTAGAGAATGGTTGTCTCCCCAAAGACGGTTTACTTTAAAAAAAGTAGCCCCTTCTGTTGTTCTCGACTACGCTCGAAAAGCCAGCTCGTGCTTATTGCTTGTGTTTGTGTTTTTCACCTCCTGTACCCAGGACTTTGAGGAAATCAATACCAATCCGAATTCCCCAGTTGCCGTACAGCCCAGTTTGCTATTGCGTCAGGTCGTCTATGATTATGGGGAGCAAATGTCTTACGAAGGCTTCACGGCAGGCAATCTTTTAGGACAGTACACCACGGCTCTGGATTTTAATCTTTTCGACCGGCATAACCTTAAATCGCCCCAATTGGGGGGCAATCCCTGGCCTATTTTGTACACGAATCTTAGAGACAATGAAATTATGTTGAACCTAGCGCTCGAAAACGAAACGTTTGCCGTATACGAAGGTCCGTCACGAATCATGAAAGCCTATATGGCCGCTGCATTGACCGATATTTTTGGGGACGTGCCCTATTTCGAGGCATTTCGAGGGTCTAATGCCACGGTTACTCCCATATACGATAGCCAAGAATCAATATATATGGATGAAGATGGCATTTTAGACAATTTGGATAAAGGTATCGCCGCCATTCAAAACTATTCCGGAACTATCGCCCTTGAGGGGGATATTCTCTTTAATGGGGATTTAGATGGATGGTCGCGTTTTGCAAATTCCCTAAAAATCAAATACCTGATACGCATTTCGGATAAGATGGATGTTTCCCAAACCTTGCAGAATGTGGTTTCGGATGGAAATTTCATCAGCGAGAGCAATCAGAATGCAACATTCGATTTTACCGATGGCGAACCCAACAACTTCCGTTTGGCGCGTTTACGTATCGGCGATTTCAACAACTTCGTGCTGTCGGAGACGATGGATGATATCCTAACCGAGCTCAACGACCCGAGAATCGCTACACTTTTCCGCCCTTTTGGGAATAGCATGAGCGGGGATTTCAACGGTCTTCTAAATGGTATCGATGCCTCGCAGACCTCTATCGCCCTGGCTGACTACTCCTTGGCCGGAACGATTTTTAGGGAAAATACCGGGGCTTTGGATGCCAATTTTATGACGAGCTGGGAAACCCATTTCCTCTTGGCGGAAGCCGCCGAAAAGGGCTTGATATCCGGTGATGCACAAGAACTTTACGAGTTGGGTGTGAGCCAGGCCTTCGCCTATTGGAACGTATCCTTACCGGAAAACTACCTCAACGCAGAGGGAGCATATGCAGCTCCGGGAACGAGTGCGCTACAGCAAATCATCACCCAAAAGTGGATAGCCAATATGATCAACGGTTATGAAGGGTGGATTGAATATAGGAGAACAGGATTTCCGCAGTTACAAACTATTTCGGCAAGTTTAAACGACGATTTGATTCCAGTGCGCATGCCGTATCCTGCTGAAGAAGCGGCTTTGAACAATGTAAATTACTCCAAGGCGGCAGAGGCTACCGAAGGGAACAGTATTAACGTACGGGTTTGGTGGGACGATTAA